Proteins encoded in a region of the Marinobacter arenosus genome:
- a CDS encoding ABC transporter ATP-binding protein has protein sequence MKALYTHELVIDIPDRADGSPLGLTVAPGQMWGVLGPNGAGKTTLLHTLAGLRAPRHGQVCLGDQPLASLRRRLVSQQLGLVFQERQDGFPATVLETALIGRHPWLSPWQMETGEDLATARAALERLDVGHLADRLVNTLSGGERQRVAIATVLTQDPSLWLLDEPTNHLDLHHQVAVMQLLKSLASAGRAVFMCLHDLNLAARWCDHVLLLYPNGEACWGPADRMLVPDALESLYGQKLITVEADGAPVFVPARSAMD, from the coding sequence ATGAAAGCCCTGTACACCCACGAGCTGGTGATCGATATTCCGGATCGGGCCGATGGCAGTCCGCTCGGATTGACCGTCGCGCCGGGGCAGATGTGGGGTGTGCTGGGGCCGAACGGCGCTGGAAAGACCACGCTGCTTCACACCCTGGCGGGCCTCCGTGCCCCGCGCCATGGGCAGGTGTGCCTGGGCGACCAGCCACTGGCGAGCCTGCGCCGACGCCTGGTGTCGCAACAGCTGGGGCTGGTGTTCCAGGAACGTCAGGACGGTTTCCCGGCGACCGTGCTGGAGACGGCGCTGATCGGTCGGCATCCCTGGTTGTCGCCCTGGCAGATGGAAACCGGAGAGGATCTGGCCACGGCCCGGGCTGCACTGGAACGCCTGGACGTCGGGCACCTGGCCGACCGGCTCGTGAACACCCTGTCCGGGGGCGAGCGTCAGCGCGTCGCCATTGCCACGGTACTGACCCAGGATCCGTCCCTGTGGCTGCTGGATGAGCCCACGAATCATCTTGACCTGCATCACCAGGTGGCGGTGATGCAATTGCTGAAGTCGCTGGCCAGCGCCGGCCGCGCGGTGTTCATGTGCTTGCACGACCTGAACCTGGCAGCCCGCTGGTGTGACCACGTCCTGTTGCTGTACCCCAATGGCGAGGCCTGCTGGGGCCCCGCGGACCGTATGCTGGTGCCCGACGCCCTGGAAAGCCTGTACGGCCAGAAACTGATCACCGTAGAGGCCGATGGCGCCCCGGTATTCGTGCCCGCCCGGTCCGCTATGGACTGA
- the cobO gene encoding cob(I)yrinic acid a,c-diamide adenosyltransferase, with protein sequence MRERAKDPERHARRMAAKQKIMQERIARAQKEQGVLLVLTGPGKGKSSSGFGMVARALGHGMKVGIVQFIKGAFSTGEEAFFRDLPNVDYHVMGQGYTWDTQNRDQDVAAAASAWNVAARMLGDDSYDLVLLDELNIALKYDYLDLDRVLDDLQARPEMQHVVVTGRSAPHELVDLADTVTEMGVVKHAFKDQGVKAQKGVEL encoded by the coding sequence ATGCGTGAACGCGCCAAAGACCCGGAACGTCATGCCCGCCGCATGGCGGCGAAACAGAAAATCATGCAGGAGCGCATCGCCCGGGCCCAGAAGGAGCAGGGTGTGTTGCTGGTCCTGACCGGCCCTGGCAAGGGCAAGAGCAGTTCCGGCTTCGGTATGGTGGCGCGGGCGCTGGGCCATGGCATGAAGGTAGGCATCGTCCAGTTCATCAAGGGCGCGTTCAGCACCGGCGAGGAAGCCTTTTTCCGGGATCTGCCGAACGTGGATTACCACGTCATGGGGCAGGGCTACACCTGGGACACCCAGAACCGTGACCAGGACGTGGCTGCCGCGGCCAGTGCCTGGAACGTCGCCGCCCGGATGCTCGGTGATGACAGCTATGACCTGGTGCTGCTGGACGAGCTGAACATCGCGCTCAAATACGACTACCTGGACCTCGACCGGGTGCTGGATGACCTGCAGGCCCGCCCGGAAATGCAGCATGTGGTGGTGACCGGCCGGTCCGCCCCGCACGAACTGGTGGATCTCGCCGACACCGTCACCGAAATGGGTGTGGTCAAGCATGCGTTCAAGGACCAGGGCGTCAAGGCCCAGAAAGGGGTCGAGCTCTAA
- a CDS encoding cobyric acid synthase, translated as MATLMVQGTTSDAGKTTLVAALCRWLARQGVSVAPFKPQNMALNSAVTVDGGEIGRSTALQALACGLAPHSDMNPVLLKPQTDCGAQVILRGQVHGNMNALDYHAYKAEAKAAVMDAWRNLSTRYDVIIAEGAGSPAEINLRANDIANMGFAEAADCPVLLVGDIDRGGVFAQLVGTLELISGTERARTAGFVINRFRGDISLLEPGLDWLTERTGKPVVGVLPYLHGLIVDAEDSVGTSGTSEAGALKVVVPVLPRISNHNDFDPLRLHPGVDLRFIGPDEAIPPADLIVLPGSKNTRHDLDWLTAQGWATEIRRHLRYGGRVFGICGGFQMLGERVGDPDGLESDPGHTPGLGLLAMRTRMVAGKQLRNVRGRMRAPGGKDAGISGYEMHNGVTEGPALDRPFADLGGTADGAVSADGQIMGTYVHGVFDEPEACHAILAWAGLRGNQAAVDYQQHRLEQLDRLADQVELCLDTDWLRQLLGLTNGNPL; from the coding sequence ATGGCGACGCTGATGGTTCAGGGAACCACCTCGGACGCCGGAAAGACCACTTTGGTGGCGGCCCTGTGTCGCTGGCTGGCCCGGCAGGGTGTGTCCGTGGCCCCCTTCAAACCCCAGAACATGGCGCTGAACAGCGCAGTGACCGTGGATGGCGGCGAAATTGGGCGGTCCACGGCGCTGCAGGCACTGGCTTGCGGTCTGGCCCCGCACAGCGACATGAATCCGGTCCTGCTGAAGCCGCAGACCGATTGTGGCGCCCAGGTCATCCTTCGGGGCCAGGTGCACGGCAACATGAATGCCCTCGACTACCATGCCTACAAGGCCGAGGCGAAAGCCGCAGTGATGGATGCCTGGCGCAACCTCAGTACCCGGTACGACGTGATCATTGCCGAGGGCGCCGGCAGTCCCGCCGAAATCAACCTGCGGGCCAACGACATTGCCAACATGGGCTTTGCCGAAGCGGCGGACTGCCCGGTGTTGCTGGTCGGCGACATCGATCGTGGCGGCGTGTTCGCCCAGCTGGTCGGCACGCTCGAGCTGATCTCCGGTACCGAGCGTGCCCGCACGGCGGGGTTTGTCATCAACCGGTTTCGGGGCGACATCAGTCTGCTGGAGCCGGGGCTGGACTGGCTGACCGAACGCACCGGCAAGCCGGTCGTCGGCGTGTTGCCCTACCTGCATGGACTGATCGTGGACGCGGAGGACAGCGTCGGGACCAGTGGCACCAGCGAGGCCGGCGCCCTGAAGGTGGTGGTGCCCGTACTGCCGAGAATCAGCAACCACAACGATTTCGATCCCTTGCGGTTGCACCCCGGGGTGGACCTGAGGTTCATCGGTCCGGACGAAGCCATTCCCCCGGCGGACCTCATCGTGTTGCCGGGCAGCAAGAACACCCGTCACGACCTGGACTGGCTGACCGCCCAGGGTTGGGCCACCGAGATCCGGCGTCACCTGCGCTATGGCGGCCGGGTGTTCGGCATCTGCGGTGGTTTTCAGATGCTCGGGGAACGGGTGGGCGACCCCGACGGCCTCGAGAGTGATCCGGGGCACACCCCGGGGCTGGGGCTGTTGGCGATGCGCACCCGAATGGTTGCGGGCAAGCAGTTACGCAATGTCCGAGGCAGGATGCGGGCGCCGGGGGGCAAGGACGCCGGTATCAGCGGCTACGAAATGCACAATGGCGTGACCGAGGGGCCGGCACTGGACCGACCGTTCGCGGACCTTGGCGGAACCGCCGATGGCGCCGTCAGTGCCGACGGCCAGATCATGGGCACCTACGTCCATGGTGTCTTTGACGAACCGGAAGCCTGCCACGCAATACTCGCCTGGGCGGGGCTGCGCGGCAACCAGGCTGCCGTGGACTATCAGCAGCATCGCCTGGAGCAGCTGGACCGTCTGGCGGATCAGGTCGAACTCTGCCTCGATACCGACTGGCTGCGCCAGCTTCTGGGACTGACCAACGGGAACCCCCTATGA
- the bluB gene encoding 5,6-dimethylbenzimidazole synthase, producing MTDPNRPFSDDERRGLYRAIHERRDVRSQFLPDPVPTDVLARLLRAAHHAPSVGFMQPWDFLVIDSVEVRARVLAIFDAENDKAAHNYQGDRQQTYRSLKLQGILESPLNLCITCDRSRGGAHVLGRNSIVETDLFSTCLAVQNLWLAARAEGIGVGWVSILDQHQLAKTLDLPENVYPLAYLCLGYVSEFLDQPELQAKGWRSRLPLNGLVHGNLWGQALEDESLLAELKQ from the coding sequence ATGACCGATCCGAACCGCCCCTTCAGCGACGATGAGCGCCGCGGTCTGTACCGCGCCATTCATGAACGCCGGGATGTTCGCTCCCAGTTCCTGCCGGACCCCGTTCCAACGGACGTCCTGGCCCGTCTTCTCAGGGCCGCGCACCATGCTCCTTCCGTGGGTTTCATGCAGCCCTGGGACTTTCTGGTCATCGACAGCGTCGAGGTCCGGGCCCGGGTGCTGGCGATCTTTGACGCGGAAAATGACAAGGCGGCGCACAACTATCAGGGCGATCGCCAGCAGACCTACCGCAGCCTGAAACTGCAGGGCATTCTGGAGAGTCCGCTGAACCTCTGCATTACCTGCGACCGCAGCCGTGGTGGTGCCCATGTGCTGGGGCGGAACTCGATTGTCGAAACCGACCTGTTCAGCACCTGCCTGGCGGTGCAGAATCTGTGGCTGGCGGCAAGGGCCGAAGGCATTGGGGTTGGCTGGGTCAGTATCCTGGACCAGCACCAGTTGGCAAAAACCCTGGATCTGCCGGAGAATGTCTATCCGCTCGCCTACCTCTGCCTCGGTTACGTCAGTGAGTTTCTGGACCAGCCGGAGCTCCAGGCCAAAGGCTGGCGGTCTCGGTTACCCCTGAATGGCCTGGTGCATGGCAATCTTTGGGGGCAGGCGCTGGAGGACGAGTCACTCCTGGCAGAACTGAAACAGTAA
- a CDS encoding DNA-3-methyladenine glycosylase I, translated as MRFSEIYERALNLKGGEPAMRALLPRVPEAGELAARPDDRYLSELTRCVFKAGFVWRVIENKWPDFEAAFDGFVPLYWQQVSPDVLEDLARDERIVRNMQKIRTVPENARMIVDTAREYGSFGQFLEQWPRDDQAGLLLWLKRNGARLGGNSAQYFLRRVGWDGFILSSDVVTALRRADLLDASPGSKKALMQAQAAFNDWHEETGLPYCHLSRILSFTVDS; from the coding sequence ATGCGTTTTTCAGAGATCTATGAGCGGGCCCTGAACCTGAAGGGTGGCGAGCCGGCCATGCGGGCGCTGCTGCCGCGTGTTCCGGAGGCTGGTGAATTGGCGGCCAGACCCGACGACCGATACCTGTCCGAACTCACACGGTGTGTGTTCAAGGCCGGCTTTGTCTGGCGCGTTATCGAGAACAAGTGGCCGGATTTCGAGGCCGCGTTCGACGGTTTTGTGCCTCTGTACTGGCAACAGGTGTCGCCCGATGTGCTGGAGGATCTGGCCCGGGACGAACGCATTGTTCGGAACATGCAGAAGATCCGGACGGTACCGGAGAACGCCCGGATGATTGTCGATACGGCGCGAGAATACGGCAGTTTCGGGCAGTTTCTCGAGCAGTGGCCGAGAGACGATCAGGCCGGTTTGCTGCTCTGGCTCAAGCGCAATGGTGCCCGGCTGGGGGGCAACAGCGCTCAGTATTTCCTGCGCCGGGTAGGATGGGACGGCTTCATCCTGTCATCGGACGTGGTGACCGCCCTGCGCCGGGCCGACCTGCTGGACGCCTCGCCGGGCAGCAAGAAAGCGCTGATGCAGGCTCAGGCCGCCTTTAACGACTGGCACGAGGAAACCGGACTGCCCTACTGTCATCTGTCCCGGATACTCTCCTTTACCGTCGACAGCTGA
- the cobS gene encoding adenosylcobinamide-GDP ribazoletransferase, with product MTVSTQHLQREWQAFWLAVGFLTRIPMMIHIDYSQRLMNQSSLYFPLVGLVLGCLYAATYGALTLAFSPTVSVILVVSLHLFVTGAFHEDGLADSVDALGGGYTVERRLAIMKDSRIGTYGTVALVMSLGLKVALLLDASEIWLAILVAPAIARLAPLLIMWQLPYVTDRDKSRSKPVADGFSPRRLGLAAAFTLGIALIAATWVPAAITGALAAVILVAMCWGNYIRNQLGGYTGDTLGASVVLCELVLLMFL from the coding sequence GTGACCGTTTCGACACAGCATTTGCAGCGGGAGTGGCAAGCGTTCTGGCTTGCCGTCGGGTTCCTTACCCGAATTCCCATGATGATCCACATTGATTATTCCCAGCGGCTGATGAACCAGAGCAGCCTGTATTTCCCCTTGGTCGGTCTGGTGCTGGGTTGCCTTTATGCCGCCACCTACGGTGCCCTCACGCTGGCGTTCAGCCCTACCGTGTCGGTCATTCTGGTGGTCAGTCTGCACCTGTTCGTCACCGGTGCCTTCCACGAGGACGGTCTGGCCGACAGTGTTGATGCCCTGGGGGGCGGGTATACCGTGGAGCGGCGCCTCGCCATCATGAAGGACAGCCGTATCGGCACCTACGGCACAGTGGCGCTGGTCATGTCCCTGGGACTGAAAGTGGCTCTGCTGCTGGACGCGTCCGAGATCTGGCTGGCCATTCTGGTGGCGCCGGCGATAGCGCGGCTGGCGCCGCTGCTGATCATGTGGCAGTTGCCCTACGTGACCGATCGGGACAAGAGCCGGAGCAAACCGGTGGCCGACGGTTTTTCCCCTCGACGCCTGGGACTTGCCGCCGCGTTTACACTGGGCATTGCCCTGATCGCCGCGACCTGGGTTCCGGCAGCCATCACCGGCGCCCTTGCCGCGGTTATTCTCGTGGCGATGTGCTGGGGAAACTACATCCGCAATCAACTGGGCGGCTACACCGGCGACACCCTGGGCGCCAGCGTCGTGCTGTGCGAACTGGTGCTGCTGATGTTCCTGTAG
- a CDS encoding lipid-binding SYLF domain-containing protein — translation MNSKPSLLKGTILALATMVLMVVGHQALAATAEDLHRDARQALERLYDTNAVAKSLSKDARAVLVFPNIVKAGLVFGGSYGEGVLMKDSEVVDYYNSVAGTFGFQAGAQSYAYAMFLMTDEAVSYLETSDGWEVGVGPTVVMVDEGVAKNLSTSSLKDDAYAFIFSQQGLMAGVSIEGTKISRIQR, via the coding sequence ATGAACAGTAAACCAAGTTTGTTAAAGGGAACCATATTGGCGCTGGCTACCATGGTTCTGATGGTCGTCGGGCATCAGGCCCTGGCAGCAACCGCCGAGGATTTGCACCGGGATGCCCGGCAGGCATTGGAAAGGCTCTACGACACCAATGCCGTCGCCAAGTCACTGTCCAAAGACGCCAGGGCAGTCCTGGTGTTCCCGAACATCGTAAAAGCCGGGCTGGTCTTTGGCGGCAGTTATGGTGAGGGCGTGTTGATGAAAGATTCGGAGGTTGTCGATTACTACAACTCCGTGGCTGGAACCTTCGGATTCCAGGCCGGCGCCCAGTCCTATGCCTACGCCATGTTCCTGATGACCGACGAGGCCGTCAGCTACCTGGAAACGTCAGACGGCTGGGAGGTTGGAGTCGGGCCCACGGTCGTGATGGTTGACGAAGGCGTGGCCAAGAACCTGTCGACGTCGTCACTCAAGGACGATGCCTACGCCTTTATTTTCAGCCAGCAGGGCTTGATGGCCGGGGTCAGTATTGAAGGTACGAAGATTTCCCGCATCCAGCGATAG